The Pseudomonas sp. IB20 region GCCAACGAAGTGATCGCCGGCCGTGCCAACGAGCTGTCGGGCAAGACCCGCGGCGGCAAGAGCCCGGTGCACCCTAACGATCATGTGAACCGCTCCCAGAGTTCCAACGACTGCTTCCCCACCGCCATGAGCATCGCGACGGTGCAGGCGGTGAACAAACAGCTGCTGCCGGCGATCACCCACCTGTCGGGTGGGCTGGCGGAACTGTCGGCGCGGCACATGAAGCTGGTCAAGACCGGCCGCACCCACATGATGGACGCCACGCCGATCACCTTTGGCCAGGAAGTCTCAGCGTTTATCGCACAGCTCGATTACGCCGAACGCGCGATCCGCAGCGCCCTGCCCCCAGTCTGCGAACTGGCCCAAGGCGGCACCGCCGTCGGTACCGGGCTCAATTCGCCCCACGGCTTTGGCGAGGCGATTGCCGCCGAACTGGCCGCGCTGTCAGGGCTGCCATTCGTCACCGCACCGAACAAATTTGCCGCCCTCTCCGGCCATGAGCCGCTGGTAACCCTGCACGGCGCCCTAAAAACCCTGGCCGTGGCCCTGATGAAACTCGCCAACGACCTGCGCCTGCTCGGCTCCGGCCCACGCGCCGGGTTGGCAGAAGTGAAACTGCCGGCCAACGAGCCGGGCAGCTCGATCATGCCGGGCAAGGTCAACCCCACGCAGTGCGAAGCGCTGTCGATGCTGGCCTGCCAGGTGCTGGGCAATGACGTGACCATCGGCATTGCCGCCAGCCAAGGCCACTTGCAGTTGAACGTGTACAAGCCGGTGATCATCCACAACCTGCTGGAGTCGATCCGCCTGCTGGCCGACGGTTGCAACAACTTCCAGGAACACTGCATCGCCGGCCTTGAGCCCGACGCCGAGCAAATGGCCGAGCACCTGGAGCGCGGCCTGATGCTGGTGACAGCGCTCAACCCGCACATCGGCTACGACAAGTCGGCGCAGATCGCCAAAAAGGCTTACGCCGAAGGCCTGACGCTACGCGAGGCTGCGCTGGACCTGGGCTACCTCACCGATGAAGAGTTCGACCAGTGGGTACGCCCGGAAAACATGCTGGAAGCCGGTCATTAAGCTCAGGCTTTTGATCTGCTTTTGATCTGCTTTTGATCTTGATCTTGATCTAAGGCGCCCCGTTAACCACGATGGCCGAACGCAGGCTTGAATCCGTGGGTAACCCGGCAGGACGCCGGGTTAGCCGCGCTGGGCCAAGGATGGCCCATCTGTAAGAGCGGAACCATACTCAGCCGTTACCGCAGCAACGGATATGTACTCCGAATAGATACCCCAGCCAACCCACATACCGCCATCGCAGGCAAGCCAGCTCCCACATTTGAACCGGTTTACAAAAAATAAAGCTTCGCCGCCGCCTCGCCGGCCATTAAGACGCCAGCCGCACCCGCCGCGCCCTGAGCCCAGCCAGCAACGACGGCGCCAGCGCCACAGTCGCCGACCCCAACACCACCACCAACGCCCCGGCGTAACCCAGAGCATTAATCTCTTCGGCCTGCACAAAATCCGGCCATAACCACGCCGCCAACGCCACCGCCACAAACGTCACCAACGGCGTCAACGCCAACGTCGCACTGACCCGCGAAGCCTCCCAATGCGCCAGGGCTTCGGCAAACGCACCGTAAGCCACCAGCGTATTCATGCAGCACGCCAGCAACAGCCAGCCCTGCAGCGGGCTCAACTGCAACGCCTCCAGCGGATGCGCCCACGGCGTGAGCAGCACGGCGCACGACAGATAAATCACCATCATCACCTGCAGCGAATTCCACACCGTCAGCAACTGCTTCTGACCCAAGGCATAAAACACCCAAATGGTCGTAGCGAGCAGAATCGTCAACACCCCGGCGGTGTAGGTGCCCAAGGAGGTCAGCATTTCTACCAGGCGCTGGTTGAAAAACAGCCCGAAGCCAATGATCAGCACCACCAGGCCCATGCCTTGCCCCAGGCTGAAACGCTCCTTGAACACAAACACGCTGGCGACCATCAGAAAGATCGGCCCCATCTGCACCACCAACTGCGCCGTGCCAGGGCTGAGCATTTTCAGCCCGACCAGATACAGCACGTAGTTGCCCACCAGCCCGCACACCGCCATGGCTACCAGCCAGCCGCCCTTGGGACCCAGGACCTTGCGGCTGGGCAGGCGTTTGGTGAGGGCCAGGTAGATAAATAAGCAGCTGCCGGCGACGATCAGGCGAAACCAGGTGACGGTCACCGGGTCCATCACCTGTAGCACTTGTTTGAGTTTGATCGGCAGAATGCCCCACAGAAACGCGGTCAGCAGGGTCAAGCCGAAGCCATAGACCCAGCGGCCGGAAGAGATGTGCATGAGTGCCCCGAATGCCTGAGGAAGTGGAACGGGCATTCTAGGTGGACCAAGGGGGGCCTTGGCGAGCGATATTTTCCACAACACCCCAAATCAAAGGTGGGAGCTGGCTTGCCTGCGATGGCGGTGGGTCAGACAAAAAAATCTCGACTGATACACAAATCTCGACTGATACACCGCCATCGCAGGCAAGCCAGCGCCCACATGGGCCCATGTTTTTCCAGTGAGATTTAGCGTACGGCTTCAAACAGGCCGGTGGCGCCCATGCCGCCGCCCACGCACATGGTGACAATGCCGTAACGCAGATTGCGTCGTTGCAGCTCGCGAACCAAATGCCCGACTTGCCGCGAACCGGTCATGCCGAAGGGGTGCCCAATCGAGATCGAGCCGCCGTTGACGTTGTACTTGGCGTTATCAATTTCCAACCGGTCACGCGCATACAGGCACTGCGAGGCAAACGCTTCATTGAGTTCCCACAGGTCGATATCCGCCACCTGCAAGCCCTTGGCCTTGAGCAACTTGGGCACCGAGAACACCGGGCCGATGCCCATCTCGTCCGGCTCACAACCGGCCACGGTAAAGCCTCGGAAAAACGCCTTGGGCTTGAGGCCCAATTGCAGGGCTTTTTCCAGGCTCATCACCAGCGTCATCGAGGCGCCGTCGGAGAGCTGCGAGGAGTTGCCGGCTGTCACCGAGCCATCCTCGGCGAAGACCGGTTTCAACCCTTGCAGGCTGGCGAGCGTGGTGTCAGGTCGGTTGCAGTCGTCGCGATCAACCACGCCCTCCAGCACCTGCACTTCGCCGGTGTGCTTGTCCTCGACCTTGTACTTCACCGCCATCGGCACGATCTCATCACTGAACAAACCATCAGCCTGGGCCTGGGCGGTGCGCTGCTGGCTTTGCAGGGCGTACAGGTCTTGCTCCTCACGGCTGACGTGATAACGGCGCGCGACAATCTCAGCCGTCTGGCCCATGGGGAAGTAGATGCCCGGCACCTGCTCTTTAAGCAGCGGGTTGATCAGGTTGTCCGTGTTGACGCTTTTCATGGTCAGGCTGATCGACTCAACGCCACCGGCGACGATAATGTCGCTGCAACCCGAGGCAATCTGGTTGGCGGCAATGGCAATCGCCTGCAAGCCTGAGGAGCAGAAGCGGTTAAGGGTCATCCCAGCGGTACCGGCGCCCAATTGCGAGAGCACCGCCACATTGCGCCCGATGTTGTAGCCCTGGGCACCTTC contains the following coding sequences:
- a CDS encoding class II fumarate hydratase; translated protein: MSRIETDSLGEVHVPDDAYWGAQTQRSLVNFAIGEQRMPLAVLHALALIKKAAARVNDRNGDLPADIARLIEQAADEVLDGQHDDQFPLVVWQTGSGTQSNMNANEVIAGRANELSGKTRGGKSPVHPNDHVNRSQSSNDCFPTAMSIATVQAVNKQLLPAITHLSGGLAELSARHMKLVKTGRTHMMDATPITFGQEVSAFIAQLDYAERAIRSALPPVCELAQGGTAVGTGLNSPHGFGEAIAAELAALSGLPFVTAPNKFAALSGHEPLVTLHGALKTLAVALMKLANDLRLLGSGPRAGLAEVKLPANEPGSSIMPGKVNPTQCEALSMLACQVLGNDVTIGIAASQGHLQLNVYKPVIIHNLLESIRLLADGCNNFQEHCIAGLEPDAEQMAEHLERGLMLVTALNPHIGYDKSAQIAKKAYAEGLTLREAALDLGYLTDEEFDQWVRPENMLEAGH
- a CDS encoding DMT family transporter — its product is MHISSGRWVYGFGLTLLTAFLWGILPIKLKQVLQVMDPVTVTWFRLIVAGSCLFIYLALTKRLPSRKVLGPKGGWLVAMAVCGLVGNYVLYLVGLKMLSPGTAQLVVQMGPIFLMVASVFVFKERFSLGQGMGLVVLIIGFGLFFNQRLVEMLTSLGTYTAGVLTILLATTIWVFYALGQKQLLTVWNSLQVMMVIYLSCAVLLTPWAHPLEALQLSPLQGWLLLACCMNTLVAYGAFAEALAHWEASRVSATLALTPLVTFVAVALAAWLWPDFVQAEEINALGYAGALVVVLGSATVALAPSLLAGLRARRVRLAS
- a CDS encoding thiolase family protein, with protein sequence MREVVIVDSVRTGLAKSFRGKFNQTRPDDMAAHCVNALLTRHGIDPATVEDCIVGAGSNEGAQGYNIGRNVAVLSQLGAGTAGMTLNRFCSSGLQAIAIAANQIASGCSDIIVAGGVESISLTMKSVNTDNLINPLLKEQVPGIYFPMGQTAEIVARRYHVSREEQDLYALQSQQRTAQAQADGLFSDEIVPMAVKYKVEDKHTGEVQVLEGVVDRDDCNRPDTTLASLQGLKPVFAEDGSVTAGNSSQLSDGASMTLVMSLEKALQLGLKPKAFFRGFTVAGCEPDEMGIGPVFSVPKLLKAKGLQVADIDLWELNEAFASQCLYARDRLEIDNAKYNVNGGSISIGHPFGMTGSRQVGHLVRELQRRNLRYGIVTMCVGGGMGATGLFEAVR